In Novosphingobium resinovorum, the following are encoded in one genomic region:
- a CDS encoding phage tail sheath family protein, whose protein sequence is MPIVPTYPGVYVEELGSGVRPLAGVPTAIAAFVGYTARGLDNRATTIFSYADYEREFGGLAANSELSYSVQQFFQNGGGQAIVVRVPKSDGVAAQVNLKEGVANAAKVSFTLTATSKGDWGNGIVADVDYDGASASNFNLTLTDLGSGAVERWADLSVSTASPRFVEAVLNDPANGSRLATAKVPAASPGARPAESGIVGTDFAVTSTGITGLANDKAYKVRVTANRPSGPVTALEVTLIKQAETLPTSVVALARLLERRFNQALAAALPGAAVAVGVTGSGKALRIAPMFDPALLPAAVDTTLSLADSAPAGALAMLKLPAANFNVGRYRLGTGTAEAAQRNPVPGADGTQLPQSADVIGSPSAFTGIHALEKADIFNILVLPDATRASPGDPNALDTGLDPNAIYQAALDYCTKRRAFLLIDPPPTVNTVDRAFEWISSGLTVKGANAATYFPRVRMADPLNDFQLRTFGPSGAIAGLYARTDAERGVWKAPAGTDAQLRGVRGLVYKLSDSENGLLNPLGLNCIRALPVYGTLSWGTRTRVGSDVEASQWKYVPVRRLALMIEESLFRGTQWVVFEPNDEPLWAQIRLNLTTYMHGLFRQGAFQGQTPRDAYLVKCDKETTTQADIDRGIVNILVGFAPLKPAEFVMIRIQQLAGQAAS, encoded by the coding sequence ATGCCTATCGTACCGACCTATCCCGGCGTCTACGTCGAGGAACTGGGCAGCGGCGTGCGTCCGCTGGCCGGCGTACCCACCGCGATCGCCGCCTTCGTCGGCTATACCGCGCGCGGGCTCGACAACCGGGCGACGACGATCTTCAGCTACGCCGACTACGAGCGCGAATTCGGCGGCCTCGCCGCCAACAGCGAGCTGAGCTATTCGGTCCAGCAGTTCTTCCAGAACGGCGGCGGCCAGGCGATCGTCGTGCGCGTGCCCAAGAGCGACGGGGTCGCCGCGCAGGTCAACCTCAAGGAAGGCGTCGCCAACGCCGCCAAGGTCAGCTTCACCCTCACCGCGACCAGCAAGGGCGACTGGGGCAACGGGATCGTCGCCGACGTCGATTACGACGGGGCATCGGCCAGCAACTTCAACCTCACCCTGACCGATCTCGGCAGCGGCGCCGTCGAGCGCTGGGCAGACCTCAGCGTATCGACCGCCTCGCCCCGCTTCGTGGAGGCGGTGCTCAACGACCCGGCCAACGGCTCGCGCCTCGCCACGGCGAAAGTCCCCGCCGCGAGCCCCGGCGCGCGCCCGGCCGAGAGCGGGATCGTCGGCACCGACTTCGCCGTCACCTCCACCGGGATCACCGGCCTCGCCAACGACAAGGCGTACAAGGTCCGGGTCACCGCCAACCGGCCCAGCGGCCCCGTCACCGCGCTCGAAGTCACGCTGATCAAGCAGGCCGAGACACTGCCCACCTCGGTCGTGGCGCTGGCCCGGCTGCTGGAGCGGCGCTTCAACCAGGCGCTGGCCGCCGCACTGCCCGGCGCGGCCGTCGCCGTCGGCGTCACCGGATCGGGCAAGGCCTTGCGCATCGCCCCGATGTTCGACCCGGCTTTGCTCCCCGCCGCCGTGGACACCACGCTTTCGCTGGCGGACAGCGCCCCGGCAGGCGCCCTCGCTATGCTCAAGCTGCCTGCGGCGAACTTCAACGTCGGTCGCTACCGCCTCGGCACCGGCACGGCCGAAGCCGCCCAGCGCAACCCCGTCCCCGGCGCCGACGGCACCCAGCTGCCGCAGAGCGCCGACGTGATCGGCAGTCCGTCCGCCTTCACCGGCATCCATGCGCTTGAAAAGGCGGACATCTTCAACATCCTCGTCCTGCCCGACGCCACGCGCGCCAGCCCCGGCGATCCCAACGCGCTCGATACCGGGCTGGACCCGAACGCCATCTATCAGGCCGCGCTCGACTATTGCACCAAGCGCCGCGCCTTCCTGCTGATCGACCCGCCGCCGACCGTGAACACCGTCGACCGCGCGTTCGAGTGGATTTCCTCGGGCCTGACCGTCAAGGGCGCCAACGCGGCCACGTATTTCCCGCGCGTCCGCATGGCCGATCCGCTGAACGACTTCCAGCTGCGCACCTTCGGCCCGTCCGGCGCGATCGCCGGGCTCTATGCCCGCACCGACGCCGAGCGCGGCGTGTGGAAGGCCCCCGCCGGAACCGATGCGCAGCTGCGCGGGGTGCGCGGGCTCGTCTACAAGCTGTCCGATTCCGAGAACGGGCTGCTCAACCCGCTGGGCCTCAACTGCATCCGCGCGCTGCCGGTCTACGGCACGCTCTCGTGGGGGACGCGCACCCGCGTCGGCTCCGATGTGGAAGCGAGCCAGTGGAAGTACGTACCCGTCCGGCGCCTTGCCCTCATGATCGAGGAAAGCCTGTTCCGGGGCACCCAGTGGGTCGTCTTCGAACCCAACGACGAACCGCTGTGGGCGCAGATCCGGCTGAACCTCACCACCTACATGCACGGCCTGTTCCGCCAGGGCGCGTTCCAGGGCCAGACCCCGCGCGACGCCTACCTCGTCAAGTGCGACAAGGAGACGACCACGCAGGCCGACATCGACCGGGGCATCGTCAACATCCTTGTCGGGTTCGCGCCGCTCAAGCCCGCGGAATTCGTCATGATCCGCATCCAGCAGCTGGCCGGTCAGGCCGCTTCGTAA
- a CDS encoding LLM class flavin-dependent oxidoreductase codes for MHLALFLSLSGSHLAGWRHPLAEHGDPFDVANYARIAQAAEQAKLDMVFVADKLSIDDIYGSSFEAAVRLRPAIHVEPLTLLSALAMTTDRIGLGATISTSYSEPYHAARMFASIDHFSKGRAAWNAVTSVNDGEARNFSRAEHLGHAERYERAAEFIDVVRLLWDTWQEDAITADKASARYADPSRIHYADHRGTWFQVKGPLGAVRPPQGHPVLIQAGVSGAFQSLAARNAEVIFPVQSTLAKAQAFYADFKAQVVAAGRSPDAVKVLPGVVPIIADTDEDAFELEAQLDALIHPEAGLSFMSGSMNYDLSVHPADAPVPDIRDRIRGSKGRFEVVLKSAMEQGMTLGDLGRSYAKGLAFAKFVGSPATVADRMEQWVREKGADGFVVMPPYMPGGAERFLSGVVPELQRRGLFRSEYAGTTLRDHLGLEHPGNRFDLGEDMLAAQ; via the coding sequence GTGCATCTCGCCCTGTTCCTTTCGCTTTCGGGCTCACATCTTGCCGGCTGGCGCCATCCGCTGGCCGAGCATGGCGATCCCTTCGACGTCGCCAACTACGCGCGGATCGCGCAGGCGGCGGAACAGGCGAAGCTCGACATGGTGTTCGTGGCCGACAAGCTGTCGATCGACGACATCTACGGCAGTTCGTTCGAGGCCGCCGTCAGGTTGCGGCCCGCGATCCACGTCGAGCCGCTGACCCTGCTTTCGGCACTGGCCATGACAACGGACCGGATCGGGCTGGGGGCGACGATCTCGACCAGCTATTCCGAGCCTTATCACGCTGCGCGCATGTTCGCGTCGATCGACCACTTCAGCAAGGGGCGCGCGGCCTGGAACGCGGTCACCTCCGTCAATGACGGCGAGGCGCGCAACTTCAGTCGGGCGGAGCATCTGGGGCACGCCGAGCGCTACGAACGCGCCGCCGAGTTCATCGACGTCGTGCGCCTGCTGTGGGACACATGGCAGGAAGACGCGATCACCGCCGACAAGGCGAGCGCGCGCTATGCCGATCCGTCGCGGATCCACTACGCCGATCATCGCGGCACGTGGTTCCAGGTCAAGGGGCCGCTCGGCGCGGTGCGGCCGCCGCAGGGGCATCCGGTGCTGATCCAGGCCGGTGTCTCCGGGGCGTTCCAGTCTCTGGCCGCGCGCAATGCCGAAGTGATCTTCCCGGTGCAGTCGACGCTGGCCAAGGCGCAGGCGTTCTACGCCGACTTCAAGGCCCAGGTCGTGGCCGCCGGCCGGTCTCCCGATGCGGTCAAGGTGCTGCCGGGGGTGGTTCCGATCATCGCGGATACCGACGAGGACGCGTTCGAACTCGAAGCCCAACTCGACGCGCTGATCCATCCCGAGGCAGGGCTCAGCTTCATGTCGGGGAGCATGAACTACGACTTGTCCGTCCACCCGGCCGATGCGCCGGTGCCCGATATCCGCGATCGCATACGTGGCAGCAAGGGCCGCTTCGAAGTCGTGCTCAAGAGCGCGATGGAGCAGGGCATGACGCTGGGCGATCTCGGTCGAAGCTATGCCAAGGGCCTCGCCTTCGCGAAGTTCGTCGGCTCGCCCGCGACGGTGGCGGACAGGATGGAGCAATGGGTTCGCGAGAAGGGCGCCGACGGCTTCGTCGTCATGCCGCCCTACATGCCGGGAGGGGCGGAGCGGTTCCTTTCAGGCGTCGTGCCGGAACTGCAGCGGCGCGGGCTGTTTCGCAGCGAGTACGCGGGTACGACCCTCCGGGACCACCTCGGACTGGAGCATCCCGGCAACCGCTTCGATCTGGGCGAGGACATGCTGGCCGCGCAGTGA
- a CDS encoding sterol desaturase family protein: MDGVRVGKRLIGTQAPVTVGWENIGRVEGGPVKQFVFTWFQPTVLFALIAFWYYAPNSIAKASTAIGIGIGFRLFLLGLEWAFPRYESWNLTWKELATDLFYVGLGYTILRIIDGYIGDGVMIEAIQGAFHWEKFAWFTGLPLLLQAFLISFIFDFGQYWMHRGMHNWYPLWLPHSVHHYITQLNINKGAVGNPVELFLIGLGVGGFFDFLPRAFLLAGAIGMAVGSYQHINVRFNSPRWWRFLFHTTEHHSLHHSQDFEASRSNFTNTYIFIDRIFGTCVDGEAELLGMEGGRRMGIREQMTFPFTEGWKTLKERFGGTRATAVPAE; encoded by the coding sequence ATGGACGGGGTTCGCGTAGGTAAGAGATTGATCGGAACACAGGCACCAGTCACTGTCGGCTGGGAGAATATCGGCAGGGTCGAAGGCGGTCCGGTGAAGCAGTTCGTCTTCACCTGGTTCCAGCCAACGGTGCTCTTCGCGCTGATCGCGTTCTGGTACTACGCCCCCAATTCCATCGCCAAGGCATCGACAGCGATCGGCATCGGCATCGGTTTCCGTCTGTTTCTCCTCGGCCTCGAATGGGCCTTCCCGCGCTACGAAAGCTGGAACCTCACGTGGAAGGAACTGGCGACCGACCTGTTCTACGTCGGCCTCGGCTATACGATCCTGCGCATCATCGACGGCTACATCGGCGACGGCGTGATGATCGAGGCGATCCAGGGCGCGTTCCACTGGGAAAAGTTCGCCTGGTTCACCGGACTGCCGCTGCTGCTGCAGGCGTTCCTGATCTCGTTCATCTTCGACTTCGGGCAGTACTGGATGCATCGCGGGATGCACAACTGGTATCCGCTGTGGCTGCCGCACTCGGTCCATCACTACATCACCCAGTTGAACATCAACAAGGGCGCGGTCGGCAACCCGGTGGAGCTGTTCCTGATCGGGCTGGGCGTCGGCGGGTTCTTCGACTTCCTGCCGCGCGCGTTCCTGCTGGCCGGGGCGATCGGCATGGCGGTCGGCAGCTACCAGCACATCAACGTGCGCTTCAATTCGCCCCGCTGGTGGCGCTTCCTGTTCCACACGACCGAGCATCACAGCCTCCACCACTCGCAGGACTTCGAGGCGAGCCGCAGCAACTTCACCAACACCTACATCTTCATCGACCGCATCTTCGGTACGTGCGTCGACGGCGAGGCGGAGCTTCTGGGCATGGAAGGCGGCCGCCGCATGGGCATCCGTGAGCAGATGACCTTCCCCTTCACCGAAGGCTGGAAGACCCTGAAGGAACGCTTCGGCGGCACCCGCGCCACTGCGGTTCCGGCCGAGTGA
- a CDS encoding DeoR/GlpR family DNA-binding transcription regulator: MHSTQRERLILEAVAATGFVTYRALEARLEASPATIRRDLTRLEEEGLIVRVHGGAKLAQEQKEEREDGLAGTPFAQSILQHLPAKQAIGRAAAALCRPGEGIMIDGGTTTLQMCPHLAGLDCQVLTNSLHIVDALLPQQGTRVLLPSGTVFREQNIVLAPAGEESMPRFHAPKLFMGAAAVGPQGVMQQDVILVAAERRFMERAEEVILLVDSSKFTSSSGAIVCGLDEIGTIVTDPGIPRDMAARLNDLGVRVVVA; encoded by the coding sequence ATGCACTCCACGCAGCGTGAACGCCTGATCCTCGAAGCGGTAGCCGCCACCGGTTTCGTGACGTATCGCGCGCTCGAGGCCCGGCTCGAGGCATCGCCCGCGACCATCCGGCGCGACCTGACGCGGCTGGAGGAAGAGGGCCTGATCGTCCGCGTGCACGGCGGCGCCAAGCTGGCGCAGGAGCAGAAGGAAGAGCGCGAGGACGGCCTTGCCGGGACGCCCTTCGCACAGTCGATCCTGCAGCACCTTCCGGCGAAGCAGGCGATCGGCCGGGCGGCTGCCGCGCTGTGCCGTCCGGGCGAGGGGATCATGATCGACGGCGGCACCACCACCCTGCAGATGTGCCCGCATCTGGCCGGACTGGACTGTCAGGTCCTCACCAATTCGCTGCATATCGTCGATGCCCTGTTGCCGCAGCAGGGCACGCGGGTGCTGCTGCCGTCAGGCACCGTGTTCCGGGAACAGAACATCGTGCTGGCCCCGGCGGGCGAGGAATCGATGCCGCGCTTTCACGCACCCAAGCTGTTCATGGGCGCCGCCGCCGTCGGCCCGCAGGGCGTGATGCAGCAGGACGTCATCCTCGTCGCCGCCGAGCGCCGGTTCATGGAGCGCGCGGAGGAAGTCATCCTCCTCGTCGACAGCAGCAAGTTCACCTCGTCCTCGGGCGCGATCGTGTGCGGGCTGGACGAGATCGGCACGATCGTCACCGACCCCGGCATCCCCCGCGACATGGCCGCCCGGTTGAACGACCTTGGCGTCAGGGTCGTCGTCGCCTGA